A portion of the Pseudoalteromonas luteoviolacea genome contains these proteins:
- the prmB gene encoding 50S ribosomal protein L3 N(5)-glutamine methyltransferase — MSELAITNEIAQEAYEDLVTMQDWLRWTTSQFVANGLFYGHGTDNPWDEAVNLLLPTLNLPIDAPKDLMQARLTGTEKKRLIAVIKLRIEQRMPVPYLTNQAWFAGMPFYVDERVLVPRSPFAELITQQFQPWVQAPEEVTRILDMCTGSACIAIALAKHFENAQVDAVDISFDALAVAEMNIHDHMMDDRVFAIQSDVFSGVPGQKYDLIVANPPYVDAEDMADLPDEFHHEPELGLASGDDGLDVTRVLLQDAAEHLTENGILFVEVGNSMVHMEALYPNAPFTWLEFEHGGLGVFMISKKELVAYFND, encoded by the coding sequence ATGAGTGAATTAGCAATAACCAATGAAATCGCCCAAGAGGCTTACGAAGATCTGGTAACTATGCAAGATTGGCTACGTTGGACGACGAGTCAGTTTGTTGCGAATGGGCTTTTTTATGGCCATGGTACCGATAACCCGTGGGATGAGGCGGTGAATTTACTCTTGCCTACACTCAACTTGCCAATTGATGCGCCAAAAGATTTGATGCAAGCAAGGCTGACAGGAACCGAGAAAAAGCGCTTAATTGCAGTCATAAAATTACGTATTGAGCAGCGTATGCCCGTACCTTACCTCACCAACCAAGCGTGGTTTGCAGGTATGCCGTTTTATGTGGATGAACGTGTATTGGTGCCTCGTTCTCCATTTGCAGAATTGATTACCCAACAGTTTCAGCCATGGGTTCAAGCCCCAGAAGAAGTGACTCGTATTTTAGATATGTGCACGGGCTCAGCATGTATTGCCATTGCACTGGCTAAGCACTTTGAGAATGCGCAAGTTGATGCAGTAGATATCTCATTTGATGCATTGGCAGTGGCAGAGATGAATATTCATGATCATATGATGGACGACCGTGTATTTGCGATACAGTCAGACGTCTTTAGTGGTGTACCGGGTCAAAAATACGATTTGATCGTTGCCAATCCACCATACGTGGATGCTGAAGACATGGCGGATCTCCCTGATGAATTTCATCATGAACCTGAATTAGGCCTAGCGTCTGGTGATGACGGTTTAGATGTGACTCGAGTACTGCTGCAAGATGCTGCTGAGCATTTAACGGAGAACGGTATTCTATTTGTCGAGGTGGGTAATTCTATGGTACATATGGAAGCATTATATCCAAATGCACCATTTACTTGGCTTGAGTTTGAACACGGTGGTTTAGGCGTGTTTATGATCAGTAAAAAAGAACTGGTAGCATACTTTAACGATTAA
- the smrB gene encoding endonuclease SmrB, translated as MTREYPEVAMASDDFDLFRDAISGTQPLKQDTVVHERKATRFKGEVIAEQKKQHQAEFYFSDEYVPDIDTHGTINFVRPGADKYLAKQLRRGDYAPELILDMHGMNKETAKDELAALIHACKKQHVSCACIVHGIGERILKHKVPHYLVQHPDVLAMHQAPLEYGGKGAILILVDLPQNLEFRR; from the coding sequence ATGACTAGAGAATACCCTGAAGTAGCTATGGCCTCTGATGACTTTGATTTATTCCGTGATGCAATTTCCGGAACACAGCCACTAAAACAAGACACAGTGGTGCACGAACGTAAAGCGACCCGTTTCAAAGGTGAAGTAATTGCGGAGCAAAAAAAACAACATCAGGCTGAGTTCTACTTTTCAGACGAATACGTACCAGATATAGATACTCATGGCACCATCAATTTTGTCAGACCCGGTGCCGACAAGTACCTTGCCAAGCAATTACGTCGTGGGGACTACGCACCCGAGCTCATCCTGGACATGCATGGTATGAATAAAGAAACAGCAAAAGATGAACTCGCAGCACTAATTCACGCTTGTAAAAAGCAGCATGTGAGCTGCGCATGCATTGTGCACGGTATTGGCGAACGTATCTTGAAACACAAGGTCCCTCATTACTTAGTACAGCATCCCGATGTACTTGCTATGCACCAAGCACCATTGGAGTATGGCGGTAAAGGCGCAATATTAATTTTAGTCGATTTGCCACAAAATTTAGAGTTTCGTAGATAA